In Deinococcus aquiradiocola, the sequence CGAGGCGCGGGACCGGGTGCTGATGGGACCGGAACGGCGGAGCATGGTGATCAATGAAGCGGACCGGCGGGTGACGGCGTACCACGAGGTCGGTCACGCCCTCGTGGCGCAACTCCTCCCGCACGCCGACCGCATTCACAAGCTGACCGTCATTCCGCGCGGGCGGGCACTGGGCGCGGCCATGTACACGCCCGGCGACCAGATGCACATGACGCGCGAAGCGCTCATCGACCGCATCTGCGTGGCGCTGGCCGGGCAGGCGGCCGAGGAGGTCGTGCTGAACGTCATCAGTACCGGCGCACAGAGCGATTTCCAGCAGGCGACGGGCCTCGCGCGCCGCATGATCACCGAGTGGGGCATGAGTCCCCTCGGGAACCTCGCGCTCGTCACGGAGGGCGGCGGGTATCTCGGCGCGCCCGCCGAGTACGGGCAGTACAGCGAGCACACCGCCGTCCGCATCGACGAGGAACTGCTCGGCCTGCTCGGCACGCAGTACGCGCGCGCCAAGGCCCTGCTCGGCGAGCACCTGCACGTCATGCACCGCCTCGTGGACGCCCTGATGCTGCACGAGACGCTGTCGCTCGAACAGTTCGAGACGGTCGTGGAGGGCGGCCAGCTGCCCAGCCCGCTGCCTGGCGACCCGCCCGGCACGCCGGAGCGTGGCGGGGACACGCCCGGCATCGGCACCCTCAAGCCCGGCGGCGCCTGAAGGGCCGTGTACACCCTCCCGGAAACGCAGGCGCTGCCCGCCGCGCTCGTCGGCACGGAAAGCCAGCTCCTCGCGCGGCACGCGGACCTCGCCGCGCCCGCCTTCGTGATCCCCTCGACCTTCGAGGAGGCCTTCTACCGGCACAACAACCTGCCCGCGCAGCTCGCCGCGTTGTTCGCGCGCATCCAGCCCGCCCGCATCGACGAGGACGCCCTCGAACCGCTGTGCGGGCAGGCGCGTGCCCTGCTGCTCGGTGCGGCCCTCCTCGACGACAGCGTGCAGACCCTCTACCGCGCCCTGCGCAACGCGGGCCTCGACCAGGGGCCGCTGCACCTGCGCCGTCCCGGCCACGCGGCCACGCAGGCCGCACTCGCCCGCCCGCCCGGCACCGAGGTCCTGCACGCCCTGAAGCGCCTGTGGGCGGACGACTGGAGTTTCGGCGCGGTGCTCGCCCGCCTGGACGACACCGGCACCGTCGGCCTGGACGCCTCTCCCGCCCTGGTGCTGCGCGGTCCGCCCGGTCAGGCAGACGCGGCGCTCGCCCTGCAGCTCGGCTGCCGCGCCGCGCTCCGCAACGCGTACGGCCTGACGGGCCTGACCGCCTGACGCGCCCGACCACTCGCCGCGCCCGACTGCCCGCCGCACGTTTCTTCATCTGATGGGGGCGGCCCGCGCCGCGCGTCTACAGTGAGGCCGTGTCCACTCCGCCCACCGCCCGGCCCGCCCCGGCATGGATGCTTGCGGCCCTCGGCACCCTGGTGTTCCTGAACGTGTACGCCCCGCAGTCGCTGCTGCCGCTCCTCGCGCGCGACCTGAACGTCAGCGAGGTCGGCGCCGGGTCGGTGGTCGGCGCGACGACGCTCGCCATCGCACTCGTGTCGCCCCTGAGCGGCGCGGTCTCGGACGCGCTCGGGCGCCGCCGGGTCATCCTGATTGCGTTCCTGCTGCTCACGCTGCCTGCCCTGCTCGCCACGCAGGCGCACACGCTCGCCGCGCTGGACGCCGCGCGCTTCCTGCAGGGGCTCGTCATTCCGCTCGTGATGGTCAGCTGCACCGCGTACGCCGCCGAGGAGTACGCGGGGCCGGGCGTGGCGCGCGCCATCACCGCGTACGTGACCGGCACCGTCCTCGGCGGGTTCGCCGGACGCTTCCTGAGCGGCGTGACGGTGGACGCCGTGCACGACTGGCGCGCCGCGTTCTGGCTGCTGGCCGCCACCAACCTGCTCGGCGCGCTGCTCGCGCTCGCGCTGCCCGCCTCGCGGCACTTCCGGCCGGTGCGGGACCTGAGGGCCGTGCGCGCCGACCTGACGCTGCACCTGCACAACCGCGCGCTGCTCGGCACGCTCGCCGTGGGCTTCGTGCTGCTGTTCACGCTGGTGTCGGCCTTCACGTTCGTGGTCCTGCACCTTGCCGCGCCCCCGTACCGTCTGTCGAGCGCCGGGACGGGCGGTGTGTTCGCGGTGTACCTGCTGGGCGTCGTCATCACGCCGCTCGCGTCGCGCCTGATGGCGGTGCGCGGCAGCGTGCGGACCTTCACGGTCGGCGTCGCGTTCTCGCTGGCGGGGCTGGGCCTGACGCTGCTGCCGTCCCTGCCGTGGATCGTGGTGGGGCTCGCGCTCGCGTCGAGCGGCGTGTTCGTCGGGCAGGCGGCCGCGCTGAGCGCCGTGCAGGCCAGCGTCACGCGCGCCCGCAGCCTCGCGACGGGCCTGTACAACCTCGCGTACTACGGGGGAGGGGCGGCCGCCACCGTGATCGGCGGGCTCGCGTACGCGCGGGCCGGTTGGGCGGGCGCTGTCGCGTGCAGCGCCGTGGCCCTGCTGCTGTCGCTCGCGGTGGGCCTCGTCACGTGGCGGCACGCACCCGGCACGCCGGACGGCGACCCGCCCGCCCGCTGAACCCCGGTCCGTCCGGGTGGTCCGGTGCGCGTCCGCTTCCCGGTGGGGGAGGGGCGGCGTGTACACTGCGTCCTGTGTCGTCCGTTGCCCTGAGAACCACCTTCGTCCTGAATGCCCTGCTGTTCGTCCCGGCTGGCCTGCTCGTGTACTTCCTGCCGCTGGGGACGCTGGGCGTCAACCCACTGTGGCTGGGGCGGGTGGCGGGCGCGCTGCTGCTCGCGTGGGGCGTGTCGATGGCGTACGGCGCGTGGCGTCCCGTGGGGGCGGCCGTCGTGCAGTTCGTGACCGGCAACCTGCTGCTCGCCGCGACGCTCGTCCCGGCGGCCCTGCGCGCCTCCATGCCCGGCACGCTCCGCACCGCGCTCGTCGCGGTCGGCGTGGCGCTGGCCGTGCTGGCCGTCCTGGCGCTCGTGCTGCCGCGCCCCCGCACGGGAGACCTGCGGTGAGCGGCGAACCCGAACGCCTCCAGAAGTTCCTGGCGCGCAGCGGCGTCGCGTCGCGCCGCGCGGCGGAAGACCTCATCCGCTCCGGGCGCGTGAGCGTCAACGACCTGCCCGCCACGCTCGGCATGAGCGTCGGCCCGCAGGACGAGGTGCGCGTGGACGGCGAACTCATCGGCGGGCACGTGGAGCACGTCACGTACATGCTGTACAAGCGCCGCGGCGTCCTCACGACCGTCAGCGACGAGAAGGGCCGCCCCACCGTCCTCGACGGCTTCCGGGACGTGCCGGGCCTGCACCCCGTCGGTCGGCTCGACCGGGACTCCGAGGGCCTGCTGCTCCTCACCACCGACGGCGACCTCACGCTGCGCCTCACGCATCCCCGCTACGGGCACGAGAAGGTGTACCGCGCGTGGATCGACGGGGGCGCGCCGAGCGACGAGGTGCTGGACGCCCTGGAGGACGGCATCGAACTGGAGGACGGCGTGACCGCGCCCGCCCGCGTGGACCGCGCCGGGGTGGGCGTGTACGTCACCATCACCGAGGGCCGCAACCGGCAGGTGCGCCGCATGCTGGACGCCGTCGGGCACGCCGTCACGCGACTGGTGCGCGTCCGGGTGGGCGGCCTGTGGCTGGAGGACCTGCGGCCCGGCGAGGCCCGGCAGCTCGACGAGCGCGACCTGCACGACCTGCTGAACCCCGGCCTGGTGCCGGACAACGTCTGGGAACGCCGCGCGCGCCTCACCCGCGAACGCTGGGGCTGACGCTCCCACCCTGCTATACTCCCCTGCGCGGGAAGGAACGCGGTCGCGCGTCCGTTCTCCCTTCCGGGGGGCGTGCGTGAGGAAAGTCCGGGCACCGCAGGGCAGGATGCCAGCTAACGGCTGGGCGGCGAGCAAACGCCGGGAAGCAGGTTCGCTTCCCGGGACGGCGCGAAGCCGACGGAAAGTGCCACAGAAACCAGACCGCCGCGCCCGTTCACCGGAACCACACGGTGGGCGCGGTCAGGGTGAAACGGTGCGGTAAGAGCGCACCAGATTCCCTGGAGACAGGGAGTGCTGGTAAACCCCATCCGGTGCAAGACCCGACAGTGGAGGAGGGCGGCCCGCCCGTCGATTCCCAGGATGGTCGCAACGAGGTGAATGGCGACATTCATCCCAGATAGATGACCGTGACTGCCCGACGTTCTTCCGACGGCAGACACAGAACCCGGCTTATCACCTTCCCGTGCCAGCACGCGTGGCCCCACCTGACTCCAGGCGGGGCCACGCCGCATTTCATGCCGGTCCCTTCAGGGGGCACGGCGGCGCAGGTCGAGGATCACCTGCACCCAGCCTGCCAGCATCAGCACCCCGCCGATGGGCGTGACGGCGCCCAGCACCTTCACGCCGCTCAGGGCGAGGACATACAGGCTGAGGCTGAACACCAGCGTGCCCGCCAGGAGCAGTTTCGGGGCGCGCCTCCAGCCGTCCCGGTACGCGGGCAGGGCCGACAGGGCCAGCAGGGCGACCGCGTGGTACATCTGGTACCTCACGCCCGTCTCGAACACCTGCAGCAGGTCGGCGCTCAGGCTGGCCTTCAGGGCGTGCGCGCCGAAGGCACCCAGGGCCACGCCGGTCCCCGCGAGGACCGCGCCGGACACGGCGGTGCTCGGGTCGTGCCCGGGCGCCGGGGTGTGGGACTGGGCGGGGGCACTCACCGGCGGCCCCCGTGCGGGGTGCGGGTGGGGGCGTGGGGGGAGGAGAGGGTCACGCGCGTCATGCGGTCAGTGTAGGGGGGTGGGCGTGGGGGTTTGTCCCACCCGGCCCGCAGCGGGTGGCCGCGTGGGGTCTGGAGGCCCGCTGGGAGGGCATTCGTGCCTTCGTGGGTGCGTGCATGGGGCGCGGCGTTCACGGTCTCTTGCTGCGCCCCCGGAGGCCCCCGGTGGGAAAGTCGCCCACGATCGTGGGGATTGCGGGGAGAAATGTGGGAAATGGTGGTAAATCGTGGAAGGCTTTGTTACACTCCTCGCAATGGCTGCAGCGCGTCATGCCGAATGTTTTCGGCGGTCGTGCCGCGTCCCGGCCGCCTCCGCGGAGGTGGGTCCGGGTGGGAACACCACGGGCCGGTCCGGGCAGACAGGCGCAGGTGAGCGGGAGGGGAACGGCATGCCGGGACAGGTGCCGCTCCGGAGGAAAGGGGAGACTTGCCGTTTGGAGAATATCCGTACTCGATCGACGACAAGGGGCGCGTGGTCGTACCGCCTCCCTTCCGTGATTTCGTCGAGGACGGCATGATTCTCACGCGCGGCATGGAAGGCTGCCTGTACATCTTCCCGCTGGCCGCGTGGAAGCGCGTCGAGGAACAGCTGGAGCAGCTTCCGCTGACGGACGCCAGTTCCCGCGCCTTCGTGCGCTTCTTCTACAGCGGCGCCAGCAAGTCCCGCCTCGACGCGCAGAGCCGCGTGTCCGTCCCGCAGCCCCTGCGGACCTTCGCGGACCTGGGCACGGACGTGGTCGTGGCGGGCGCGCCCGGACGCCTGGAACTCTGGAACCCGGCCCGCTGGGACGCCGCCATCCTCGCCGTGCAGCAGGACCCGCCGCACCCCGAACTGCTCGCCAACTTCATCGCGTGAACCCATGACCGACACCCCCGACCTGACCCACATCCCCGTCCTCGCCACCGAGGTCCTCGAAGCCCTGCTGCCCGCCGAGGGCAAGACCATCGTGGACGGCACGCTCGGCGGGGCGGGCCACACCCGCCTGCTCCTGACGGGCGGCGCGCGCGTCATCGGCATCGACCAGGACCCCTACGCGCTCGGCCGGGTGGGGGCGCTGAACCTGCCGGGCCTGACGCTCGTGCAGGGCAACTACCGCGACATGGACACCCTGCTGCCCGCCATCGGCGTGACGCAGGTGGACGGCGTGCTGCTCGACATCGGCGTGTCCAGCTTCCAGCTCGACGACGCTCAGCGCGGTTTCAGCTACCACACCGAGGCGCCGCTCGACATGCGCATGAGTCAGAGCGGCCCCTCCGCCGCCGACATCGTGAACACCCTGGAGGTCGAGGAGCTCGCGGGCATCATCTACGAGTACGGCGAGGAACGCCACTCGCGCCGCATCGCGCGCGGCATCGTCGCCGCCCGCGAGGACAGCCCCATCCTGACCACCACACGCCTCGCGGAAGTCATCAAGCGGGCGTACCCGGGCGGTCACGCGCGCGGCATCCACCCGGCACGCCGGACCTTCCAGGCGCTGCGCATCCACGTGAACGACGAACTCGGCGCGCTCCGCAGCGGCCTGGACGCGGCCGCGTCGCTGCTCGCGCCGGGCGGACGGCTCGCCGTGATCAGCTTCCACAGCCTGGAGGACCGCATCGTGAAACGCTGGATGAAGCTCCGCTCCGGGCAGATCGAAGCGAAGTGGGGCAACCGGGACGAGGACCGCGAGGACGCCCCGCCCGTCGTGACGCACGCCGGTCCCGTCCTGCGCCCCCTGCACAAGCGCCCGCTGGAGGCGACCGAGGAGGAACAGGAACGCAACCCGCGCGCCCGCAGCGCGAAACTGCGCGTCGCGGAACGCGTGCCGGACGCGGAGGTGACCGCCCCGTGACCGCGTCCGTGCCGGACCCGCAGGTGCAGGCGCTGTGGCGTGCCCGCGCCCTGCGCTACGTCATGATCTACGTCCTGATGGCCTGCGTGCTCGTGGTGCTGCGCTACCAGACGCAGGCGATCTACCCGCACCTGCGCGACCTGCGCGCCACCCGGACCGAACTGCAGCGCCAGCAGAACGAACTGAGCCTCACCGTGCAGACCCTCACCAGCGAGCAACGCATCCGCGCGTGGGCCATCGCGGACGGCATGGTGCCGTACGCGCAGGCCAGCAAGGAACGCCAGAAACTCCCGCCCGCCCTCGCGCCCGTCCCGCCGCCGCCCGCCACACCGCTCCCTGCCACCCTCACGGTCCGGACGGTCTGGAAGTGACCCGCCGCCCCGCCGCACCCCTGCCTGAACCTCAACCTGCTGCACGCCCGGGGGCCCTGTCATGGAAATAAAGATTCGTCTGCGTTCGAGGGTCATGCAGTTCGTGGCCCTGATGGCCTTCTGCACGCTCGTGTGGGCGTACGCGCAACTGGAGTGGGGCCTGCCGCAGGGCGTGCGCCGCGCGGTCCTGCAGGTGCGCGGCAGCATCGTGACCGAGGACGGCTCGGTGCTGGCGCGCACCGTGGGCGGCAAGCGCGTGTACCCGAACGGGCCGCTCGCCGGGCAGCTGCTCGGCATGATGGGCGACACCAACGGCCTGGAGGGCCTGGAAGCCGCGTACGACTCGCGCCTCTCGGCAGGCCAGAAGGTCACGCTCACCATCGACCCGGCCATCCAGGCGGCCGCCGAGAGCGTCCTGAAAGGCGCGGTTCTCGAACACCGCGCGGAGTACGGCTCGGTCGTCGCCATCGAGACGAAGACCGGCAAGATCCTGGCGAGCGCCACGTACCCCGCCTTCGACCCGAACAGCTGGAAGGGTCAGGATCCGGCCGTGTGGCGCAACCGCGCCTTCCTGGACCGCTTCGAGCCCGGCTCGACTATCAAGGGCCTCGTGGTGGCCGCCGCCATCCAGGAGGGCCTGACCAGCCCCAACACCCTTTACAACACCCCCATGAGCCGCTGGGTCGGAACGCGCCGCGTGGGCGCCACCATTCACGACGCCGTGCCGCACCCCGGCTCCCTCACCACCAAGCAGGTCCTGCGCTACAGCAGCAACGTCGGCATGTCTCACATCGTGGAGCACTTCCCGAACCAGAAGCTGTACGATTACCTCTCCGCGTACGGGTTCGGGGAAGACACGCCCATCCCCACTGTCCGCACCGCGAGCGGCATGCTGCAGCCTGTCGCCCGCTGGGACGACGTGGTCCGCACCACCAACGCCTTCGGGCAGGGCATGAGCGCCACGACGCTGCAGCTGGCCACGGCGTACAACGCGCTCGCGAACGACGGCCTGTACGTCGCGCCGAGGCTCGTGGTGGGCGAGGCGCAGCCGCAGGGCCGCGAGATCGTGTCCGCGCAGACGGCCCGCACCACGCGCGAACTGCTGCACGCCGTCATCAGCGAGGGCATTCCCGGCGCGGCGGGCATCAAGGGGTACGCGCTGGCAGGCAAGACCGGCACGGCGCAGGTGGTGGTGGACGGCAAGTACAGTTCGACCATCTACGACAGCGTGTTCGCGGGGTTCTTCCCGTCGGACCGGCCTCGGGTGACGCTGGCCGTCATGGTGCACGGGGCGAAGGAGCGGTACCACGGGTCGATGCTGGCCGCGCCGATCTACCGTGACGTGGCGGCGGCGATCATCTCGAAGTGGGCGGAGCCGCCCGTGCCGGAGGCCGTCACGTCGCCCTGACGCGTCACGCTGTTCTGCCCCTCTGCCTGTTGACCGCCCGGACCTGTTCCGGGCGGTTCGCTGTTGTGGGTCCGGCAGTGTTCGGGCCGCTGCGGGTGACGGTGTTCACGTGGGTGCGCGTCGGTGAAGGCGGTGCGGGTTCACGTTCCACATCCGGGGAGGGGGTGGCCGGGGTGTGCGCCGCGTTCCGGTGAGACTCTCATCAGACAGACCCCAAAGATGAGTATTCAGTGATAGCCGGTACATCTTGGCGGGCCGTGCCGGGGGGGGACTGCAACCGATCCTTCAATATGCTGTCAACAAATCTCGCCTGGGCCACAAAGTCCGGCTGTTTTTGGGCGAGCTGCCCCCCGATCTGCCGGTATCTGACGATCCCACTCAAAAAATAATGAGAAACTAAATGAGACGATTAGAACTTGGCTCATAAAATATTTGCGTCTGAAACGGCATAAAACACTGTAATAAAGAAAAATTAAAGAAGCATGACAAAAAACTATGAGAATAAAAAACTGCAAAACTCAAAAACAACTCACGAGGGGTCCATAAGCTTTGGTCACTCGGGCCCACACGGACCGAAGTTCACCGGGCGACCAGCCGGAAGTCTGGCGACAGTACGAAGACAGGTTCCCGCCCCACCACGGGCCAGCGAGCGAACCGCAAGACCGTTCCTTTCCCTCTTCGTCTCCTGACACCACCCTCACCACCCGCCACCTTTACGGTCGTGCGTGCGCCCCCCGGAACACCGGAGCGGGCCGTGGTTGAGACGGGAGAGTTGCAGGTTCCTCACCGTTTGTCATCTGTGAGTGGCGCTTCCCCCTTTCAACGTCACCGCGTCCATGCGGGATCCGGGCCGAAGCGCCTATCCACTGGAGTTCCATGTCAAGAATCGCACGACCGGGCCGCACCACCGCCCAGAACCGCAGCAGCACGTCCACCCTCACGGCCCTCCTCGCGCTGCTCCTCGGCACGTTCCTCACCGGCGCCCTCGCCACGCCCGCCCTGCCCAGCTCCGCCGTCGCCGCGCAGGCCGTCAAGAGCGCCCTGATCGCGAAGGCGCCCGCCAAGACCGCCAGCAGCGCCGCCAGCACCCGCGCGCAGGGCGTCACCAAAGCCGCCAGCAGCGCCGCGCCGCGCAGCACCGGCCGCAGCGCCGTCGTGCACTCCACCGCGTACAACAGCACGCCCGGCCAGACCGACGCCACGCCGTACATCACCGCGACCGGTACCCGCGTCCGCTCCGGCGTCGTCGCCCTGAGCCGCGACCTGCTCGCCCGCTTCCCGTACGGCACGCGCATCACCATCGAGGACCTCAGCGGACGCTACTCCAGCTACCTGCGCGGCCGTGTCTTCGTGGTCGAGGACACCATGCACCCCCGCATCGGCAACACCGTCGACGTCTGGATGGGCAGCCGCAGCGAAGC encodes:
- a CDS encoding MFS transporter: MSTPPTARPAPAWMLAALGTLVFLNVYAPQSLLPLLARDLNVSEVGAGSVVGATTLAIALVSPLSGAVSDALGRRRVILIAFLLLTLPALLATQAHTLAALDAARFLQGLVIPLVMVSCTAYAAEEYAGPGVARAITAYVTGTVLGGFAGRFLSGVTVDAVHDWRAAFWLLAATNLLGALLALALPASRHFRPVRDLRAVRADLTLHLHNRALLGTLAVGFVLLFTLVSAFTFVVLHLAAPPYRLSSAGTGGVFAVYLLGVVITPLASRLMAVRGSVRTFTVGVAFSLAGLGLTLLPSLPWIVVGLALASSGVFVGQAAALSAVQASVTRARSLATGLYNLAYYGGGAAATVIGGLAYARAGWAGAVACSAVALLLSLAVGLVTWRHAPGTPDGDPPAR
- a CDS encoding pseudouridine synthase gives rise to the protein MSGEPERLQKFLARSGVASRRAAEDLIRSGRVSVNDLPATLGMSVGPQDEVRVDGELIGGHVEHVTYMLYKRRGVLTTVSDEKGRPTVLDGFRDVPGLHPVGRLDRDSEGLLLLTTDGDLTLRLTHPRYGHEKVYRAWIDGGAPSDEVLDALEDGIELEDGVTAPARVDRAGVGVYVTITEGRNRQVRRMLDAVGHAVTRLVRVRVGGLWLEDLRPGEARQLDERDLHDLLNPGLVPDNVWERRARLTRERWG
- a CDS encoding DUF423 domain-containing protein is translated as MSAPAQSHTPAPGHDPSTAVSGAVLAGTGVALGAFGAHALKASLSADLLQVFETGVRYQMYHAVALLALSALPAYRDGWRRAPKLLLAGTLVFSLSLYVLALSGVKVLGAVTPIGGVLMLAGWVQVILDLRRRAP
- the mraZ gene encoding division/cell wall cluster transcriptional repressor MraZ, whose protein sequence is MPFGEYPYSIDDKGRVVVPPPFRDFVEDGMILTRGMEGCLYIFPLAAWKRVEEQLEQLPLTDASSRAFVRFFYSGASKSRLDAQSRVSVPQPLRTFADLGTDVVVAGAPGRLELWNPARWDAAILAVQQDPPHPELLANFIA
- the rsmH gene encoding 16S rRNA (cytosine(1402)-N(4))-methyltransferase RsmH; protein product: MTDTPDLTHIPVLATEVLEALLPAEGKTIVDGTLGGAGHTRLLLTGGARVIGIDQDPYALGRVGALNLPGLTLVQGNYRDMDTLLPAIGVTQVDGVLLDIGVSSFQLDDAQRGFSYHTEAPLDMRMSQSGPSAADIVNTLEVEELAGIIYEYGEERHSRRIARGIVAAREDSPILTTTRLAEVIKRAYPGGHARGIHPARRTFQALRIHVNDELGALRSGLDAAASLLAPGGRLAVISFHSLEDRIVKRWMKLRSGQIEAKWGNRDEDREDAPPVVTHAGPVLRPLHKRPLEATEEEQERNPRARSAKLRVAERVPDAEVTAP
- a CDS encoding cell division protein FtsL produces the protein MTASVPDPQVQALWRARALRYVMIYVLMACVLVVLRYQTQAIYPHLRDLRATRTELQRQQNELSLTVQTLTSEQRIRAWAIADGMVPYAQASKERQKLPPALAPVPPPPATPLPATLTVRTVWK
- a CDS encoding peptidoglycan D,D-transpeptidase FtsI family protein — protein: MEIKIRLRSRVMQFVALMAFCTLVWAYAQLEWGLPQGVRRAVLQVRGSIVTEDGSVLARTVGGKRVYPNGPLAGQLLGMMGDTNGLEGLEAAYDSRLSAGQKVTLTIDPAIQAAAESVLKGAVLEHRAEYGSVVAIETKTGKILASATYPAFDPNSWKGQDPAVWRNRAFLDRFEPGSTIKGLVVAAAIQEGLTSPNTLYNTPMSRWVGTRRVGATIHDAVPHPGSLTTKQVLRYSSNVGMSHIVEHFPNQKLYDYLSAYGFGEDTPIPTVRTASGMLQPVARWDDVVRTTNAFGQGMSATTLQLATAYNALANDGLYVAPRLVVGEAQPQGREIVSAQTARTTRELLHAVISEGIPGAAGIKGYALAGKTGTAQVVVDGKYSSTIYDSVFAGFFPSDRPRVTLAVMVHGAKERYHGSMLAAPIYRDVAAAIISKWAEPPVPEAVTSP
- a CDS encoding 3D domain-containing protein, which gives rise to MSRIARPGRTTAQNRSSTSTLTALLALLLGTFLTGALATPALPSSAVAAQAVKSALIAKAPAKTASSAASTRAQGVTKAASSAAPRSTGRSAVVHSTAYNSTPGQTDATPYITATGTRVRSGVVALSRDLLARFPYGTRITIEDLSGRYSSYLRGRVFVVEDTMHPRIGNTVDVWMGSRSEALAWGSRNIRITAVQ